The Variovorax paradoxus DNA window CGAGATCCGCGACATGACGGACCCCGCGGCCTACCTGGGCCAGTGCGGTGCCTCGGTGGACCGTGTCGTGGCCGCGCAGGCGGGCTGGCTCGGCTGAATTGCGCCCCTGCGGGAGTGCACCTCCCGCTGCACGAACAAATACAGGAGACATGACATGCAGCACACCATCGCCCCGATTCGCCGCCGTCTGCGTGCCCTTGCCGCCCTCGCAGTGGCCGGCGCCGGCCTGCTGGCGCTGGCCGCACCCGCCGCCCAGGCCGCCTACCCCGAACAGCCCGTCAAGCTCGTGGTGGGTTTTCCGCCCGGCGGCGGCGGCGACCTGTACGGCCGGTTGATCGCCAACGCCATGGGCAGGACGCTCGGTCAGACCGTGGTCGTCGACAACCGCGCCGGCGCCGGCGGCAACATCGCCGCCGACATCGTGGCCAAGGCCAAGCCCGACGGCTACACGATCCTGCTGGCCATGAGCGGCAACCTGGCGGTCTCGCCCGCCATGAAGCCGCAGAGCCTTGCGTACAAGGTGCCCGAGGACTTCACGGCGATCGGCCTGATCCTGGAGGCGCCGCACGGCCTGTTCGTCAGCCAGGGTTCGCGCTTCAAGACGGCGCGTGAGCTGCTCGATGCCGCGAAGACGCAGAAGCTGAGCTTCGCCTCCACCGGCACCGGCGGCGCTGCGCACATCGGCATGGAAATGGTCAAGCAGAAGGCCGGCGTGGAGATGCTGCACGTGCCCTACAAGGGGTCGGGCCCGGCCATCACCGACATGATGGGCGGCCAGGTCGACAGCTTCTTCGCCACCGCATCGCCCCTGGTCGGCCAGGTGCGCCAGGGCCAGCTGCGGCTGCTCGCGATCACCGGTGAGAAGCGCAACCCGGCGATCCCCGAGGTGCCGACCTTCAAGGAGCTCGGGGTGAACGTGCCGGTGACGCAGTGGTACGGCCTGGTGGCGCCCGCCGGCACGCCGCCGGCGGTGGTGAAGCTGCTGTCCGAGCACCTCAGCCGCGCACTGGCGACGCCGGAAGTGCGCGATGCCATCCGCAAGGACGCCGCCACCGAGCACAACCTGTCGATGGAGCGCTTCCGCAGCTTCATCGTCGACGACATCGCCCGCTACAAGGCGGCCATCACGCCTGCGCTGATGAAGGAAATCGCCCAGTGAACCTCCTGACCTATGACACCCTCATTTCCGCCGCCCAGCTGGCCGACGCACTGCGCAGCCCGCATCCGCCACTGGTGCTGGACTGCAGCTTCGAGCTGACGAATCTCGATGCCGGCCAGCAGGCCTACGACGCGGGCCACGTCCCCGGCGCGTTCTATCTGCACCTGGAACATGCGCTCTCGGCCGAGAAGACCGGCCGCAATGGCCGCCATCCGCTGCCCGGCCGCGAAGCCTTCGCCCGCACCATGGCCGCGATCGGCGTGAGCAGCGACACCCAGGTGGTGGCATACGACAACGCCGGCGGCATGTATGCGGCGCGCCTGTGGTGGATGCTGCGCTGGGCCGGGCACCGCGCGGTGGCCGTGCTGGACGGCGGCATCGCGGCCTGGAAAGCCGCGGGCCACGCGGTGTCGGCCGAAGCCCCACCCGCGCGGCCGCGCGGCAGCTTCGCGCTGCGCGAACCGCTGGTCACGACGCTTTCCTACGACCAGGTGAGAGCCAACATCGAGAGTCGGCACAAGCTCGTGCTCGACGCCCGCGCCCCCGACCGCTTCCGCGGCGAGAACGAAACGATGGATCCGGTCGGCGGCCACATCCCCGGCGCAAGGAACCGCCTGTTCAAGGACAACCTGGACGCCGAAGGCCGCTTCAAGCCCGCCCACCAGCTGCGCGCCGAGTTCAACGCCATCACCGGCGGCCGGCCCGCCGCGGAGCTGGTCAACCAGTGCGGCTCGGGCGTCACGGCCTGCCACAACCTGCTGGCCATGGAAGTCGCGGACCTGAAGGGCGCGGCGCTGTACCCCGGATCGTGGAGCGAGTGGAGCGCGCAGCCCGGTGCGCCGATCGCCACCGGCCCGGCCGCCTGACCAGAAGCCTCGCAGACCCGCGCATGCCCACCTTCCATCCGCACAGCGCCCACTGGGGCGTGTTCTCCGCCGCATGGGACGGCCACGCGCTCGCGGTGAAGCCGCACCCGGGCGATCCGGATCCGAACCCGCTGATCGACAATTTTCCCGATGCGCTGCGCCACCGGGCACGCGTGACCACGCCCATGGTGCGCAAGGGCTGGCTGGAGCGCGGCCCGGGACCCGATCCGATGCGCGGCCAGGACGCGTACGTGGCAATGCCCTGGAACGAGGTGCTCGACCTGCTGGCCGCGGAACTGCGGCGCGTGAAGGAACGGCACGGCGCCGGTGCGGTCTTCGGCGGCTCCTACGGCTGGTCGAGCGCGGGGCGTTTCCACCATGCGCAGAGCCAGGTGCACCGCTTCCTCAACACCACGCTCGGCGGTTACGTGCGCTCGGTCAACAGCTACAGCGCCGGTGCCTCGGGCCCGATGCTGCCGCACATCCTCGGCTCGATGGAAGAGGTGGCGCGCCGCAACGTGACCTGGGAGCAGATCGTCGAACACACCGATGTCGTGCTGGCCTTCGGCGGCATGGCGCTGAAGAATTCGCGCGTGGCCTCGGGCGGCATCAGCCGCCATGTCGAGCGCAGTGCGATGCGCGAAGCGGCGGCGCGCGGCTGCCGCTTCGTCTGCATCAGCCCGCTCAAGAGCGACCTGCCCGACGAGGCGCAGTTCGAATGGCTCGCCGCCAGGCCCAACACCGACACCGCGCTGATGCTGGCGCTGGTGCACCAGATCGTCAGCGACGCTGCGCACGACCGCGAGTTCATCGCCCGCTGCTGCGACGGCTGGGCCGCGTTCGAGGGCTACCTGATGGGCCGCAGCGACGGCGTGCCCAAGAGCTGCGCCTGGGCCGCACCGATCTGCGACCTGCCGGCGCAGCAGCTCGTCGAGCTCGCGCGCTCGCTCGTCGGCAAGCGCACGCTGGTGGTCGTGTCGCACTCGCTGCAGCGCGCCGAACATGGCGAACAGCCGGTCTGGATGGGCGCGGTGCTGGCCGCGGCGCTGGGCCAGCTGGGCCTGCCCGGCGGCGGCTACAACTACGCACTGGGCACGCTGGCGCACTACGGCAAGCGCAACAACGCCGTGCCGGCGGCCGCGCTGCCCCAGGGCAGCAATAGTGTGAAGGAGTTCATTCCGGTCGCGCGCATCAGCGACATGCTGCTCCACCCGGGCCAGCCCTTCGACTACAACGGCCAGCGCCGGACCTATCCGCACATCCGCCTGGCCTACTGGGCGGGCGGCAACCCGTTTCACCACCACCAGGACCTGGCGCGCCTGGCCGAGGCTTTCCGCACCCTCGATACCTTCGTCGTGCACGAGATCGCCTGGACCGCGACCGCGCGCCATGCCGACATCGTGCTGCCCAGCACCATGACGCTGGAGCGCGAGGACATCGGCGCGACGCCCACCGACCCGATGGTGGTGGCGATGCACCGCATCGCCGAGCCGCACGGCCTGGCGCGCGACGACTACGACATCTTCTGCGAACTGGCCCGGCGCCTCGGCGCGCTCGAGGCCTTCAGCGAAGGCCGCACGACGCGCGAATGGCTGGCGCACCTGTTCGAACGCACGCGCAGCGGACTCGAGGAACTGGGCCTCGACGCGCCGGACTTCGAGACCTTCTGGCAGCGCGGCGAACTCATGCTGCCGCAGAAGGGCGACGACGGTGGCATGCTGCGCGCCTTCCGCAACAATCCCGCCGGCGCACCGCTGCCCACGCCCAGCGGCAAGGTGCAGATCAGCTCGCCCGCCATTGCCGCCTTCGGCTACGCCGACTGCCCGGGCCATCCGGCCTGGCTCGCGCCGAAGTTCGCGCCGACCGCCGAGCATCCGCTGTGGCTGGTCGCCAACCAGCCGCACACCAAGCTGCACAGCCAGCTCGATTTCGGCGCGCACAGCCAGGCCAGCAAGCGCCGCGGCCGCGAGGTCTGCACGCTGCACCCGACGGCCGCCGCGGCGCGCGGCATCCGGGAGGGCGACATCGTGCGGCTCTTCAACGAGGTCGGCGCCTGCCTGGCCAGCGCGCACCTGAGTGCCGGCATGCGCGAGGACGTGGTGCAACTGCCCACCGGCGCCTGGTACGACCCGGCAGTGGACGACCAGGGCCGCCCGATGTGCGCGCATGGCAACCCCAATGTGCTCACGCGCGACATCGGCACCTCCTCACTCGCGCAAGGCTGCGCGGGCCAGCTCAGCACGGTGCAGATCGAACGCTACGACGGCGCGCTGCCGCCGATCCGCGCGTTCGAGCCGCCGGTGCCGCACCGGTTCATCGAATCTGGACCGGCGTCCTCGTGAAAACGCCGCGCGTCGTGTCCTCGGCGTAGAACTCCATCTGCACGCTGTCGGACAGGCCCGAGACGCCGGGCCTGAAATCGATCCTCGAAATGGACCCCGGCGTGGCACTCTCCCCCGACAGGTCGATGACGAAGGTGTTGCCGCTCCAGTGGCGCAGCGCAAAGGTCTTGCCGCCGCCCGGCCCCATCTTCAGGATCAGGCCGTTGCCGGCGGTTTCCACCACCGCATTGCCGTAGTAGTTGTTGGCATAGATGCCGGTGTAGGCGTTGCTGCCCAGCGGCGCCACGGGTTGCGCCGGCGGCTGCTGGCCGGCCAGCGTGCCCTCGGGCGCATACAGGCCCTGCATCAGGGGCGCGTAGGCCTCGTACCAATCCCGCGTGAGCGCACCGAACTCGACCAGGTCGTCGAAGGCGGCATTCATGGCCTCGGCGGCGCCCACCGGCGCCGCATTGGTGAGCGTGACGATGCCGACGCCCGCCGACGGAATCATCGAGAAGGCCGTGCCCGCCCCCAGCAGGAAGGCCCCCGAATGCGAGAGCTTGACCCGCCCCGACGGCGAGGTCCCGACATTGAAACCGTAACCGTAGAAGCCCGCGCGCTCGTTCGGGTTGTGGGATGGCGACGAAACGATCTGTGCGCTGATCGCGGGCAGCAGGGCCTCGGCCTTGACCACCGGGCGCCCCTGGAAGCTTCCGTGCTGCAGGACCATCGACATCCAGCGCGCCATGTCATTGGCGCTGGCGCTCACGCCACCGGCCGGCGACTGCGCATCGGGGTCCCGCTGGTACTGTGCCTGGTAGCCTGCCTCGGTCTTCACATGGGGTGACGCGCGGTTGCCGCGCTGCATGAAATCGGCGAAGCGGGAACTCGTCGACACCATGCCCAGCGGCTGGTAGAGCGTGCGCTCGGACAGCGTCGCCCAATCGAGCCCGGCCGCCGTGGCCGCCGCTTCGGCCCCGGCCGTCAGGCCGAAGTTGGTATAGGCGTACCGGGTTCTGAAGCCATCGAGCGGCACGTAGCGCAGGCGATCCAGCATGTCCCGGCGTCCGTAGCCCAGGTCTTCGAGCTGGTCGCCGACGTGCGCCGAGAGCCCCGAGCGATGAGCGAAGAAATCGCCCACCGTCACTTGCTGCGTGATCCAGTCGTCCGACAGCCTGAAGCCGGGCAAGTACGCAGCGACGGGCGTGTTCCAGGACACCACGTCTCTGCCCACGAGCCCCGCCACCACGGTCGCGCCGACGGACTTCGACAGCGACGCGAGCTGGAACACGGTGTCTGCATCGACCGGCTCGGGCGAGCCGACCGTTCGCACTCCGAAGCCCCTGGCGTACACCGTCCGGCCGTCCTTCACCACGGCCACGGCCATGCCCGGAATGTTCGAGCGGCGCATGATGTCGGCCGCGAACTGGTCGAGCTTCGCCACGGCGGCATCGATCTGTGCCGGCGGTATGGCTGTCGCATAGGTCTCCGAGGGCGACGCGGCCGCAACCGGCACGGAGCTGGCGGCCGCCGGCACGAACACCACCGGGCCATCGCTGCCGCCGGCGCAACCGCCCAGTGCCAGGCCGACACCCAGGACGGCCGTCATCCACCCCTTGCGGACCGTATCTCTTGCAGTCATCGAATCTCCAGATGTCGTTGCACCATCGCGTTGTCAGAAATGCCTGGCGAGCCGGAGCGTCGCGCTCTGATCGACGTAGCCCCTGGCGCCGCGCCGGCGGTATTCGGCGCGCAGTTCCCAGCCGGCCCGCGTCAGAAGCTCGAGGCCGAAGGTCGTGTCGCCATAGACCTTCGGCAGGGAGGTCGTGATCTGGAACGGCTCCATCGGAAACTCCGCCAGACCGACGCGCGCCTTGGCATCGCCGTTCATCACGGAGCTGACGCCCAGTGCCAGATAGGGACGCAAGATGTCTCCTGCCAGATCGATGCGTCCGCCGACCTCGGCGCTCAGCGTGGCCATCGCCGAGGTGCGCCCGGTCGAGCGGTAGGCCAGATCGAGGAGGCCGGCGCCGGCTTCGCGGTAGGCCGCGCTGTGGTCGTAGACGACGTCGAGGTCGGCAAAGGGCTTGAGGTACCAGTCGCCGAAGGTGATCTGGTTGGAGGCGCGGACACGGCCTCCCAGGAACCAGGCATCCGGCTTGCCCGTGGCGGTGCCGGAGTATCCGGACAGGACGATGCGGCGCTTCAGGGTCGAGTGCTCGGCGCCGCCGAACAGCGCGCCGGCGAATTGCCAGCTGCCCACCTGCCGTTTCAACGTGATGCCGCCTTGCAGGCTGTCGCTGGCGGCCGTCACGGTCTGGTCGCTCGACGTGGTGTTGGTGTGCGCATAGTTCAGCGAGCCGCCCAGGAACCAATCGGACGCGATTCGCTTCTGCGTTCCGACCTGGTAGGTGACCTGGCGGCTGCGATAGCCGACGTCCTCGCTTGTGGTCGCGCGGTCGGTGTTCGCGCCGAGCACCCGCCCCCAGGAGCATTCGCCTTCGGCCAGCCGGGTGCTGGCGCTCTCGCTGAAATACGGGCAGCTCATCAGCCGGTTGAGGAACGCATAGTTCTCCTGGCTGCGGCCGCTCGCGCGCGCCAGGGAGACGTCGGAGGCGACGGTGCCGAGGGCGCGCAGGTACGAGGGCGCATCGGCAATGC harbors:
- a CDS encoding sulfurtransferase; this encodes MNLLTYDTLISAAQLADALRSPHPPLVLDCSFELTNLDAGQQAYDAGHVPGAFYLHLEHALSAEKTGRNGRHPLPGREAFARTMAAIGVSSDTQVVAYDNAGGMYAARLWWMLRWAGHRAVAVLDGGIAAWKAAGHAVSAEAPPARPRGSFALREPLVTTLSYDQVRANIESRHKLVLDARAPDRFRGENETMDPVGGHIPGARNRLFKDNLDAEGRFKPAHQLRAEFNAITGGRPAAELVNQCGSGVTACHNLLAMEVADLKGAALYPGSWSEWSAQPGAPIATGPAA
- a CDS encoding molybdopterin-dependent oxidoreductase — translated: MPTFHPHSAHWGVFSAAWDGHALAVKPHPGDPDPNPLIDNFPDALRHRARVTTPMVRKGWLERGPGPDPMRGQDAYVAMPWNEVLDLLAAELRRVKERHGAGAVFGGSYGWSSAGRFHHAQSQVHRFLNTTLGGYVRSVNSYSAGASGPMLPHILGSMEEVARRNVTWEQIVEHTDVVLAFGGMALKNSRVASGGISRHVERSAMREAAARGCRFVCISPLKSDLPDEAQFEWLAARPNTDTALMLALVHQIVSDAAHDREFIARCCDGWAAFEGYLMGRSDGVPKSCAWAAPICDLPAQQLVELARSLVGKRTLVVVSHSLQRAEHGEQPVWMGAVLAAALGQLGLPGGGYNYALGTLAHYGKRNNAVPAAALPQGSNSVKEFIPVARISDMLLHPGQPFDYNGQRRTYPHIRLAYWAGGNPFHHHQDLARLAEAFRTLDTFVVHEIAWTATARHADIVLPSTMTLEREDIGATPTDPMVVAMHRIAEPHGLARDDYDIFCELARRLGALEAFSEGRTTREWLAHLFERTRSGLEELGLDAPDFETFWQRGELMLPQKGDDGGMLRAFRNNPAGAPLPTPSGKVQISSPAIAAFGYADCPGHPAWLAPKFAPTAEHPLWLVANQPHTKLHSQLDFGAHSQASKRRGREVCTLHPTAAAARGIREGDIVRLFNEVGACLASAHLSAGMREDVVQLPTGAWYDPAVDDQGRPMCAHGNPNVLTRDIGTSSLAQGCAGQLSTVQIERYDGALPPIRAFEPPVPHRFIESGPASS
- a CDS encoding autotransporter outer membrane beta-barrel domain-containing protein produces the protein MRISEDRHDVLVSVDANFMPPGIALNGDQAAVAGHLQTLWNTGSVKAAPLFGTFTGIADAPSYLRALGTVASDVSLARASGRSQENYAFLNRLMSCPYFSESASTRLAEGECSWGRVLGANTDRATTSEDVGYRSRQVTYQVGTQKRIASDWFLGGSLNYAHTNTTSSDQTVTAASDSLQGGITLKRQVGSWQFAGALFGGAEHSTLKRRIVLSGYSGTATGKPDAWFLGGRVRASNQITFGDWYLKPFADLDVVYDHSAAYREAGAGLLDLAYRSTGRTSAMATLSAEVGGRIDLAGDILRPYLALGVSSVMNGDAKARVGLAEFPMEPFQITTSLPKVYGDTTFGLELLTRAGWELRAEYRRRGARGYVDQSATLRLARHF
- a CDS encoding tripartite tricarboxylate transporter substrate binding protein — protein: MQHTIAPIRRRLRALAALAVAGAGLLALAAPAAQAAYPEQPVKLVVGFPPGGGGDLYGRLIANAMGRTLGQTVVVDNRAGAGGNIAADIVAKAKPDGYTILLAMSGNLAVSPAMKPQSLAYKVPEDFTAIGLILEAPHGLFVSQGSRFKTARELLDAAKTQKLSFASTGTGGAAHIGMEMVKQKAGVEMLHVPYKGSGPAITDMMGGQVDSFFATASPLVGQVRQGQLRLLAITGEKRNPAIPEVPTFKELGVNVPVTQWYGLVAPAGTPPAVVKLLSEHLSRALATPEVRDAIRKDAATEHNLSMERFRSFIVDDIARYKAAITPALMKEIAQ
- a CDS encoding serine hydrolase, producing the protein MTARDTVRKGWMTAVLGVGLALGGCAGGSDGPVVFVPAAASSVPVAAASPSETYATAIPPAQIDAAVAKLDQFAADIMRRSNIPGMAVAVVKDGRTVYARGFGVRTVGSPEPVDADTVFQLASLSKSVGATVVAGLVGRDVVSWNTPVAAYLPGFRLSDDWITQQVTVGDFFAHRSGLSAHVGDQLEDLGYGRRDMLDRLRYVPLDGFRTRYAYTNFGLTAGAEAAATAAGLDWATLSERTLYQPLGMVSTSSRFADFMQRGNRASPHVKTEAGYQAQYQRDPDAQSPAGGVSASANDMARWMSMVLQHGSFQGRPVVKAEALLPAISAQIVSSPSHNPNERAGFYGYGFNVGTSPSGRVKLSHSGAFLLGAGTAFSMIPSAGVGIVTLTNAAPVGAAEAMNAAFDDLVEFGALTRDWYEAYAPLMQGLYAPEGTLAGQQPPAQPVAPLGSNAYTGIYANNYYGNAVVETAGNGLILKMGPGGGKTFALRHWSGNTFVIDLSGESATPGSISRIDFRPGVSGLSDSVQMEFYAEDTTRGVFTRTPVQIR